The genomic stretch TCGACCCGCTCGTCCAGACGCTGGACTCGGTGCGCGCGGAAGTCGCGGCGGACTGCGTCTTCGTGGCCCGGCTCGGCGAGGAAGTGGTCGGTTCGGTCCGTGGCGCGGTCACCGAGGACGGCGCCGCCGCCATCGGCAAGCTCTGCGTCCACCCCCGGCTCCAGGGCCACGGCATCGGCGCCCGGCTCCTGCGGGCAGCCGAAGCCGCCCTCGCCGAGGAGCGCGGCGCCAAGCGCTTCCGCCTCCACACCGGCCACCGCAGCGAAAGCAGCCTCGGCCTCTACCGCAAGGTCGGCTACATCGCGGTCGGCACCTCGGAGGGCACGGACGGCGTGCCGATGATCGTCCTGGAGAAGGCGGCGGGTACGTACGCGGCTACGGCTTGACCGTTCCCGCCTTGCGCAGCCAGTAGATCGCTGACAACGGCAGCAGTACGGGGATGAACAGATACCCCATGCCGTAGTCGGACCAGACCGTCGCGTCGGGGAACGCCGAGGGGTCCAGCAGGGTCCAGGTGCCGACGACGAGGACTCCCGCCAGTTCGGCGGCGCAGCAGTACAGCGCCGCCTTGCGGGCCGTTTCGCCGCCCCTGACCAGTGTGTACGTGATGAAGCCGTAGACCAGCCCCGCCATCGCCGACAGTGAGTAGGCGAGCGGGGCCCGGTCGAACTCGGTGGCGATCTGGTACACCGAGCGCGACACGGCGCCCACGACCATCACGCCGTACAGCCAGACGAGCAGCATCCCGGGCCCACTGATGAGCCGGGTCCGCTTTCCCTCCACGGCCGCCATCTCAGCCTCCCCAGATGTCATAGAGCCGCACCTCCAGCACGGCCAGGACCACGGCACCGGCCGCGACCGTGATGGAACCCCACTTCGTGCGCTCCGCCAGCGACATGAACCCCGCCGCCGGGATGCACGCGGCCGCGCCCAGCAGATACGCGACGAAGATCGTCGTCCCCTGGTCGGGTTCCTCACCGCGGGCCAGCTGCACGATCCCGACCACCAGCTGGACCAGCGCCAGCAGGGTCACCACGGCCATCCCGATGAAGTGCCAGTCCTTCGTCGGCTCATCGCGATACGCCGCGAAGCCGCACCACGCGGCGAGCAGCAGGGCGGCGACGCCGGTCACCAGCGTCAGGGCATCAAGCATGGAGCGACCCTATTACGGCCCAAAAGGCCAGGTGCGGCCGACCCCGGCGGGCACCGTAGGGTCGAGGGCATGCACATCCACGCCGAAGCCCTGCTGTTCGACAACGACGGCACCCTCGTCTCCTCGCTCGCCTCCGTCGACCGCTGCTGGACCCGCTGGGCCGGGGAGTACGGCATCACCGCCGAGCAGTTCGGCCGGATCGAACTGCACGGGCGCCCGGCCGTGGAGATAGCCGCCGACCTGCTGCCCGCCGGCATCGTGCCGGAGGCCGTCGCGCGGATCGAGACGCTGGAGGTCGAGGACGTGCCGAACGGCGGCGTGGAACTGCTGCCCGGCACCCGGGCGTTCCTCGACGCGCTGCCCGCCGACCGCTGGGCCGTCGTCACCTCCGCCACCCGCCGCCTCGCCGAGGCCCGTCTCGACGCCGTCGGCATCCTGCCCAAGACGCTGGTCTGCGCCGACGACATCACCCGCGGCAAGCCCGACCCCGAGCCCTACCTCCTCGCCGCCCGCCAGTTGGGCGTCGACCCGGCCCGCTGCGTCGTCTTCGAGGACGCCCCCGCCGGGCTCCAGGCCGGTCGCGCAGCCGGCATGACCACCGTGGCCTTGGCCACAACCCACCAGGCCCATGAGCTCGACGCCGATTTGGTGGTGAAGGACCTCTCGGCCTTGTCCGCGCTGGTCACGGCCACGGGCGTCGAGATCTCCGTCCGCGGCTGAGCGCCGTCCGACCCCTGTCCACCGCTGTCCGCAATGCGGACAGCGGTTCTTGGTTGCGTTCCTCCGTCTGCTTTACTGATCGCATGACCACGACGAGCAGCCGCATCCTTGCGACCGAGGCGACCATGACGCCCGGTGCTCGCTGTATGTGTCGAATGTGCGCCTTCTAGAGGGCCCCCGCACCACTTCCCCCTGAGCCTCGCGCCCCGAAGCGAGCTGCCACGGCATGTCCGTACGCATTCCACCGCGCCGTACGTGACCCCCTGCCCCGCGCACACATTCCTCCCGTACCAGGGCACACCCACGCCCGCGTACTCGACAGTGACGGAAACCCCTGTGATCACCACATCGGGCCTGACCAAGGTCTACCGCACCCGTGGTCGAGAGGTCACCGCCCTCGACGGCGTCGACCTGCACGTCCGCGAAGGCGAGGTGTACGGCGTCATCGGCCAGTCCGGCGCCGGAAAGTCCTCGCTCATCCGCTGCGTCAATCTCCTGGAGCGCCCCACCGCCGGCACGGTCACCGTCGCCGGCCAGGACCTCACCGCCCTCGCCGGGCGCGGACCGCGCGCCGGCAAGGAGCTGCGGCGGGCGCGCAGCCGGATCGGCATGGTCTTCCAGCACTTCAACCTGCTGTCCTCCCGGACCGTGCAGGACAACGTCGAGCTGCCGCTGGAGATCCTCGGCAAGTCGGGCAAGGAGCGCTCCCGCAAGGCGCTCGAACTGCTCGACCTGGTAGGCCTCGGCGACAAGGCCAAGGCCTACCCGGCGCAGCTCTCCGGCGGCCAGAAGCAGCGCGTCGGCATCGCCCGCGCCCTGGCCGGCGACCCCAAGGTGCTGCTCTCCGACGAGGCCACCAGCGCCCTGGACCCCGAGACCACCCGCTCCATCCTCCAACTGCTGCGCGACCTGAACCGGCAGCTGGGCCTCACGGTCCTGCTCATCACGCACGAGATGGACGTCGTGAAGTCCATCTGCGACTCGGCCGCGCTCATGGAGCAGGGCCGCATCGTCGAGTCCGGCACCGTCAGCGAACTGCTCGCCACCCCGGGCTCCCAGCTCGCCACCGCGCTGTTCCCGGTGAGCGGCGAGGCCGGCGACGCCGACCGCACCGTCGTCGACGTGACCTTCCACGGGGAGGCCGCCACCCAGCCCGTCATCTCCCAGCTGTCGCGCACGTACAACGTCGACATCTCGATCCTCGGCGCCGCCATCGACACCGTCGGCGGACTCCAGGTCGGCCGGATGCGCATCGAACTGCCCGGCCGCTACGAGGACAACGTCGTGCCGATCGGCTTCCTGCGCGAACAGGGTCTCCAGATCGACGTCCTGGGCCAGGAGCCCGTTCTGCTGACGGAAGGTGTTTCCAAGTGACCTGGTCCGAGATGCAGCCGCTGCTGGAGCAGGCGTGTTGGGACACCCTCTACATGGTCGGCTGGTCCACGCTCATCGCCATCGTGGGCGGACTTCCGCTCGGCGTCCTCCTCGTCCTCACCGACAAGGGCGGACTGCTCCAGAACGTCGTCGCCAACAAGGTCATCGGGCAGGTCGTGAACGTCGCCCGCTCGATGCCGTTCATCATCCTGATGGTCGCGCTGATGGGCTTCACCCGCTCCATCACCGGCACGACCATCGGCCGCGAGGCCGCCATCGTGCCGCTCGCCATCGGCGCGATCCCGTTCTTCGCGCGTCTGGTCGAGACGGCTGTCCGCGAAGTGGACGGCGGGCTCGTAGAGGCCGTCCAGTCGATGGGCGGCAACACCTGGACGATCGTCCGCAAGGTCCTCGTACCGGAGTCCCTGCCCTCGCTGATCGCCTCCACCACGACCACGATCGTCGCGCTCATCGGCTACTCCGCGATGGCCGGCACGGTCGGCGCCGGCGGCCTCGGTGACATCGCCATCCGCTACGGCTACCAGCGCTTCGAGACCGAGCTGATGTGGATCACCGTGGCGATCCTCGCCGTGGTCATCTCCCTCATCCAGTTCGCCGGCGACTACGCGGCCCGCTCCCTGCACCGCCGCGGCGGCCGCTCGGGCGCAGCGCCCAAGCTCCGGCTGCTGAAGGCAGCGACGGCCACCAGCAAGACCGTCTGAGCCTCCCCCCCCAAGACTCCCCGTCACACCCTCGACGGGGCTGCACCACCCCTTCAGGAAAGGCACTTTTCGTGCGTAACACCGCCAAGATCACCACCGCCGTCCTCGCCGCCGGAACCCTCACCTTCGGGCTCACCGCCTGCGGCTCCTCCGACAGCGACGCCGCCTCCGACACCAGCGGACCGCTGGTCGTCGCCGCGAGCCCCGTCCCGCACGCCGAGATCCTCACCTACGTCAAGGACAACCTGGCGAAGGACGCGGGACTCGACCTGGAGGTCAAGGAGTTCACCGACTACGTCACGCCGAACACGGCGACGGAGGACGGATCGGTCGGCGCCAACTACTTCCAGAACCAGCCGTACCTCGACGACTTCAACAAGAAGAACGGCACCCACATCGTGCCCGTCGTCACGGTCCACCTGGAGCCGCTCGGCCTGTACTCCGACAAGGTCAAGAGCGCCGACGACCTCAAGAGCGGTGCCACCGTCGCCGTCCCGAACGACAGCGTCAACGAGGCCCGTGCCCTCAAGCTCCTCGACGCCAACGGGATCATCACGCTGAAGGACGGCGCGGGCAACGAGGCGACCCCCGCGGACATCGTCAAGAACCCGAAGAACCTCAAGTTCAAGGAGCTGGAGGCGGCCCAGACCCCGCGATCCCTGAACGACGTCGACGCCGCGGTCATCAACGGCAACTACGCCATCGAGGCCGACCTCAAGCCCGCCGACGACGCCCTCGTCCTGGAGTCCGCGACGGACAACCCGTACGGCAACTTCCTTGCCGTGAAGGAGGGTCAGGAGAACGACCCGCGCGTGAAGAAGCTCGCGAAGCTCCTGACCTCCCCCGAGGTCAAGAAGTTCATCGAGGACAAGTACGCCGGTTCGGTCATCGCGTCCTTCTGACGTCTGACGGATCGATTGGTCGACTGATCGACTTCTTCCGTCCCATCGCGCCGCACCACGGTTCCGCCCTCGTCGAACAGGCGTACCCCGTGGTGCGGTTCGGTGCTTTCATGCTGCATGCTGGGCAGTTGAGCAGGCCTGACATTCTCGAAGGTTACGGAGCCGAGCATGACGAGCACCTTCCCCAACATCTCCATCAGCACGGAGCGGTTGGTGCTGCGTCCCCTCGACGAGGACGACGTGCCCGCCCTGACCGAGATGATGAACGACGAGCAGGTCGCCGCCTGGACCCATGTGCCCCAGCCGTTCACCAAGGCCGGCGCGCACAGTTGGATCACCCAGTACGCCCCCGGTGAGCGGGCGGCGGGCCGCGGCCTCGACCTCGCCGTCACCGAGTTCCTCACCCAGCGCCTGGTCGGCATCGTCCAACTCTCCAAGACCAACTGGCACATCCGCTCCACCGAGCTGTCGTACATCGTCGCCCCCTGGGCCCGCGGCGAGGGCTACGCCTCCGAGGCCGCCCTCGCCACCGCCCAATGGCTATTCGGCGACCAGAAGTTCGAGCGCA from Streptomyces davaonensis JCM 4913 encodes the following:
- a CDS encoding GNAT family N-acetyltransferase, with product MGMSVTISAATEQDAEQIFKLQYLCFQSEAALYGNYRIDPLVQTLDSVRAEVAADCVFVARLGEEVVGSVRGAVTEDGAAAIGKLCVHPRLQGHGIGARLLRAAEAALAEERGAKRFRLHTGHRSESSLGLYRKVGYIAVGTSEGTDGVPMIVLEKAAGTYAATA
- a CDS encoding HAD family hydrolase, coding for MHIHAEALLFDNDGTLVSSLASVDRCWTRWAGEYGITAEQFGRIELHGRPAVEIAADLLPAGIVPEAVARIETLEVEDVPNGGVELLPGTRAFLDALPADRWAVVTSATRRLAEARLDAVGILPKTLVCADDITRGKPDPEPYLLAARQLGVDPARCVVFEDAPAGLQAGRAAGMTTVALATTHQAHELDADLVVKDLSALSALVTATGVEISVRG
- a CDS encoding GNAT family N-acetyltransferase; this encodes MTSTFPNISISTERLVLRPLDEDDVPALTEMMNDEQVAAWTHVPQPFTKAGAHSWITQYAPGERAAGRGLDLAVTEFLTQRLVGIVQLSKTNWHIRSTELSYIVAPWARGEGYASEAALATAQWLFGDQKFERIELRTAADNTASQQVAQKIGCISEGVLRNACIAHVRTEDGTWTDVRTDFIVWSLLPEDLEGAGEQLADSGGFPTYSDWN
- a CDS encoding methionine ABC transporter permease translates to MTWSEMQPLLEQACWDTLYMVGWSTLIAIVGGLPLGVLLVLTDKGGLLQNVVANKVIGQVVNVARSMPFIILMVALMGFTRSITGTTIGREAAIVPLAIGAIPFFARLVETAVREVDGGLVEAVQSMGGNTWTIVRKVLVPESLPSLIASTTTTIVALIGYSAMAGTVGAGGLGDIAIRYGYQRFETELMWITVAILAVVISLIQFAGDYAARSLHRRGGRSGAAPKLRLLKAATATSKTV
- a CDS encoding MetQ/NlpA family ABC transporter substrate-binding protein yields the protein MRNTAKITTAVLAAGTLTFGLTACGSSDSDAASDTSGPLVVAASPVPHAEILTYVKDNLAKDAGLDLEVKEFTDYVTPNTATEDGSVGANYFQNQPYLDDFNKKNGTHIVPVVTVHLEPLGLYSDKVKSADDLKSGATVAVPNDSVNEARALKLLDANGIITLKDGAGNEATPADIVKNPKNLKFKELEAAQTPRSLNDVDAAVINGNYAIEADLKPADDALVLESATDNPYGNFLAVKEGQENDPRVKKLAKLLTSPEVKKFIEDKYAGSVIASF
- a CDS encoding methionine ABC transporter ATP-binding protein, which produces MITTSGLTKVYRTRGREVTALDGVDLHVREGEVYGVIGQSGAGKSSLIRCVNLLERPTAGTVTVAGQDLTALAGRGPRAGKELRRARSRIGMVFQHFNLLSSRTVQDNVELPLEILGKSGKERSRKALELLDLVGLGDKAKAYPAQLSGGQKQRVGIARALAGDPKVLLSDEATSALDPETTRSILQLLRDLNRQLGLTVLLITHEMDVVKSICDSAALMEQGRIVESGTVSELLATPGSQLATALFPVSGEAGDADRTVVDVTFHGEAATQPVISQLSRTYNVDISILGAAIDTVGGLQVGRMRIELPGRYEDNVVPIGFLREQGLQIDVLGQEPVLLTEGVSK